A stretch of the Candidatus Hydrogenedentota bacterium genome encodes the following:
- a CDS encoding TIM barrel protein — protein MGAMAGTVGAACLATGASCAQETAPAAAGGRIRQSVSRWCYGKIPMDEFCAAIKGMGIHGMDLVGPEDWDAVLKNGVEVALSTGPGDIKDGWNDPANHERLIAGAEKMFPELQKRGIRNMVVFSGNRKGMSDDQGLKNCAAGLKQILPAAEKAGVTVIMELLNSKRNHKDYMCDRTPWGAELAGALGAKNFGLLYDVYHMQIMEGDVMDTIREFHPVIAHYHTGGVPGRHEIDGGQELNYRRICETIAETGFTGWLAHEFTPTRAPLTSLREAYDICNV, from the coding sequence ATGGGCGCGATGGCGGGGACGGTCGGGGCGGCGTGCCTCGCCACCGGCGCGTCCTGCGCGCAGGAGACTGCCCCGGCGGCGGCTGGCGGACGGATCAGGCAGTCCGTCTCGCGCTGGTGCTACGGCAAGATCCCGATGGACGAGTTCTGCGCGGCCATCAAGGGCATGGGCATCCACGGCATGGACCTCGTCGGCCCCGAGGACTGGGACGCGGTCCTGAAGAACGGCGTCGAGGTGGCCCTGTCCACGGGCCCCGGCGACATCAAGGACGGCTGGAACGACCCGGCCAACCACGAGCGGCTCATCGCGGGCGCGGAGAAGATGTTCCCGGAGCTCCAGAAGCGCGGCATCCGCAACATGGTCGTCTTCTCCGGCAACCGCAAGGGCATGTCGGACGACCAGGGTTTGAAAAACTGCGCCGCCGGGCTGAAACAGATCCTGCCGGCGGCGGAAAAGGCCGGCGTGACGGTCATCATGGAGCTGCTCAACAGCAAGCGGAACCACAAGGACTACATGTGCGACCGCACCCCCTGGGGCGCGGAGCTCGCCGGGGCCCTTGGCGCGAAGAACTTCGGCCTCCTCTACGACGTCTACCACATGCAGATCATGGAGGGCGATGTCATGGACACCATCCGCGAGTTCCACCCCGTCATCGCCCACTACCACACCGGCGGCGTCCCCGGCCGCCACGAGATAGACGGCGGGCAGGAGTTGAACTACCGGCGCATCTGCGAGACCATCGCCGAGACCGGGTTCACCGGATGGCTGGCCCACGAGTTCACCCCCACCCGGGCCCCCCTGACCAGCCTCCGCGAGGCCTACGACATCTGCAACGTCTGA
- a CDS encoding alpha/beta hydrolase, producing MAMVPGLLCVLALLAAVVAAAAGFVLFRRVRGKVFDAAGVPIHYTDEGEGVPVVLIHGFAVHADLNWRRPGCVRALLRRGYRIIMLDVRGHGLSGKPHDPAAYGIHLCDDIVRLMDHLGIEKAFIAGYSMGGFIVLKTVERHPSRLLGAVIGAAGWDQLDNDKRALFREIVAAIEERGVFDPITHWLDPGKKARWIQCALANFFMGIINDKAAIVNVFRTFEALVVSEEALRNNTVPALTLVGARDGIREASDKLPGVMARHELVHLPGTDHVTTMLHPQFMRRMIAFFDANAPG from the coding sequence ATGGCCATGGTCCCGGGATTGCTGTGCGTTTTGGCGCTGCTGGCCGCCGTTGTCGCGGCCGCGGCCGGGTTTGTCCTGTTCCGCAGGGTGCGCGGAAAGGTCTTCGATGCGGCGGGGGTGCCCATTCACTACACCGACGAGGGGGAGGGCGTTCCGGTGGTGCTCATCCACGGCTTCGCCGTGCACGCCGACCTCAACTGGCGGCGCCCCGGCTGCGTCCGCGCGCTCCTGCGCCGGGGCTACCGCATCATCATGCTGGACGTGCGCGGCCACGGCCTCAGCGGCAAGCCCCACGACCCGGCGGCCTACGGCATCCACCTGTGCGACGACATTGTCCGGCTGATGGACCACCTGGGAATCGAAAAGGCCTTCATCGCGGGGTACTCCATGGGCGGGTTCATCGTCCTTAAAACCGTCGAGCGCCACCCGTCGCGTCTGCTGGGCGCCGTCATCGGCGCCGCCGGATGGGACCAGCTGGACAACGACAAGCGCGCGCTCTTCCGCGAGATTGTCGCGGCCATCGAGGAGCGCGGCGTGTTCGACCCCATCACCCACTGGCTGGACCCGGGGAAGAAGGCCCGGTGGATCCAGTGCGCCCTGGCCAACTTCTTCATGGGGATCATCAACGACAAGGCGGCCATTGTGAACGTCTTCCGCACCTTCGAGGCGCTGGTGGTTTCCGAGGAGGCCCTGCGGAACAACACGGTGCCCGCCCTCACCCTGGTCGGCGCCCGCGACGGCATCCGCGAGGCCTCGGACAAGCTCCCCGGCGTCATGGCCCGCCACGAGCTGGTCCACCTCCCCGGAACCGACCACGTCACCACGATGCTCCACCCCCAGTTCATGCGGCGGATGATCGCCTTCTTCGACGCCAACGCCCCCGGGTGA
- a CDS encoding DUF1559 domain-containing protein: protein MKKHGFTLIELLVVIAIIGILAAILLPALARAREAARRSSCQNNLKQWGLVYKMYSNEAKGSFPPIQAGSYLTEDGVTYKGALDAGPNVFTIFPEYLTDPMIAFCPSSASLDENIDKAHSQNPPNDWCFGYTHNNGGRCARTIDNSYTYLGWVIDNSDNQVAINTFPFFGLLSGLLDPDEIPDPNSLAPTQLGAALNGLLNATEIAPYLAGSARGGYPRADQDVDVSNTYPGMGNGRGNTVYRLREGIERFLITDINNPGAANMAQSTLFIMFDLISTNAAAFNHVPGGSNVLYMDGHVEFMRYEQNGEAPVNGPMAQLIGMFTAM from the coding sequence ATGAAGAAGCACGGCTTTACCCTGATCGAGCTGCTGGTGGTTATTGCCATCATCGGCATCCTGGCCGCGATCCTGCTGCCGGCCCTGGCGCGCGCCCGCGAGGCCGCCCGCCGCTCCTCCTGCCAGAACAACCTCAAGCAGTGGGGTCTGGTCTACAAGATGTACTCGAACGAGGCCAAGGGGTCTTTCCCCCCGATCCAGGCGGGTTCCTACCTCACGGAAGACGGCGTCACGTACAAGGGCGCCCTGGACGCGGGCCCCAACGTGTTCACCATCTTCCCCGAATACCTCACCGACCCGATGATCGCGTTCTGCCCCTCAAGCGCGAGCCTGGACGAGAACATTGACAAGGCGCACTCGCAGAATCCCCCCAACGACTGGTGCTTCGGCTACACGCACAACAACGGCGGCCGTTGCGCGCGCACCATTGACAACAGCTACACCTACCTCGGCTGGGTGATTGACAACTCCGACAACCAGGTCGCGATCAACACCTTCCCGTTCTTCGGCCTCCTGAGCGGCCTGCTTGATCCGGACGAGATTCCGGACCCCAACTCCCTGGCGCCGACCCAGCTGGGTGCCGCGCTTAACGGGCTCCTCAACGCCACAGAGATCGCCCCGTATCTTGCCGGCAGCGCGCGGGGCGGGTATCCCCGGGCCGACCAGGACGTTGACGTGAGCAACACCTACCCCGGCATGGGCAACGGCCGCGGCAACACGGTCTACCGCCTGCGCGAGGGCATTGAGCGCTTCCTGATCACGGACATCAACAACCCGGGCGCGGCCAACATGGCGCAGAGCACCCTGTTCATCATGTTCGACCTGATCAGCACCAACGCCGCCGCGTTCAACCACGTCCCCGGCGGCAGCAACGTCCTCTACATGGACGGCCACGTCGAGTTCATGCGCTACGAGCAGAACGGCGAGGCGCCCGTGAACGGCCCGATGGCCCAGCTGATCGGCATGTTCACCGCGATGTAA